The following are encoded in a window of Megalops cyprinoides isolate fMegCyp1 chromosome 16, fMegCyp1.pri, whole genome shotgun sequence genomic DNA:
- the csnk1a1 gene encoding casein kinase I isoform X1 encodes MASSSGSKAEFIVGGKYKLVRKIGSGSFGDIYLAINITNGEEVAVKLESQKARHPQLLYESKLYKILQGGVGIPHIRWYGQEKDYNVLVMDLLGPSLEDLFNFCSRRFTMKTVLMLADQMISRIEYVHTKNFIHRDIKPDNFLMGIGRHCNKCLESPVGKRKRSLAVSSSQDPSFSGLNQLFLIDFGLAKKYRDNRTRQHIPYREDKNLTGTARYASINAHLGIEQSRRDDMESLGYVLMYFNRTSLPWQGLKAATKKQKYEKISEKKMSTPVEVLCKGFPAEFAMYLNYCRGLRFEEAPDYMYLRQLFRILFRTLNHQYDYTFDWTMLKQKAAQQAASSGGQGQQAQTPTGKQTDKPKSNMKGF; translated from the exons ATGGCAAGCAGTAGCGGCTCCAAAGCCGAATTCATCGTCGGTGGGAAATACAAGCTTGTTCGAAAAATTGGATCCGGATCGTTTGGCGACATTTATCTGGCAATCAATATCACGAATGGGGAG gaGGTTGCAGTAAAATTGGAATCCCAGAAAGCCAGACACCCACAGCTATTATATGAAAGCAAGTTGTACAAAATCTTACAGGGAGGAGTGGGGATTCCACACATAAG GTGGTACGGCCAAGAAAAGGACTACAATGTCCTAGTGATGGATCTGCTGGGCCCCAGTCTGGAGGATCTCTTCAACTTCTGCTCGCGCAGGTTTACAATGAAAACCGTACTAATGCTCGCAGACCAG atgaTCAGCAGAATCGAATACGTGCACACAAAGAATTTCATCCACAGAGACATCAAGCCAGACAACTTTTTAATGGGTATTGGCCGTCACTGTAACAAG TGTTTAGAATCTCCAGTggggaagaggaaaagaagcTTGGCTGTTAGTTCTTCTCAGGACCCATCTTTCTCAGGATTAAACCAG TTGTTCCTCATTGACTTTGGCCTGGCAAAAAAATACCGGGACAACAGGACACGGCAACACATACCCTACAGAGAAGATAAAAACCTCACAGGTACAGCTCGCTATGCCAGCATCAACGCACACCTGGGCATTGAGCAGAG TCGCCGAGACGACATGGAGTCACTGGGATACGTGCTGATGTACTTCAACAGGACCAGCCTGCCCTGGCAGGGACTAAAG GCGGCCACAAAGAAACAGAAGTATGAGAAGATTAGTGAGAAAAAGATGTCAACTCCCGTTGAGGTTTTGTGTAAG GGTTTCCCCGCAGAGTTTGCCATGTACCTGAACTACTGCCGTGGGCTGCGGTTCGAGGAGGCGCCTGATTACATGTACCTGCGACAGCTGTTCCGCATTCTCTTCAG gACCCTGAACCACCAGTATGACTACACATTCGACTGGACCATGCTGAAGCAGAAAGCAGCCCAGCAGGCCGCATCCTCGGGGGGACAGGGGCAGCAGGCACAAACCCCCACAGGCAAGCAAACTGACAAACCCAAGAGTAACATGAAAG GTTTCTAA
- the csnk1a1 gene encoding casein kinase I isoform X2, which produces MASSSGSKAEFIVGGKYKLVRKIGSGSFGDIYLAINITNGEEVAVKLESQKARHPQLLYESKLYKILQGGVGIPHIRWYGQEKDYNVLVMDLLGPSLEDLFNFCSRRFTMKTVLMLADQMISRIEYVHTKNFIHRDIKPDNFLMGIGRHCNKCLESPVGKRKRSLAVSSSQDPSFSGLNQLFLIDFGLAKKYRDNRTRQHIPYREDKNLTGTARYASINAHLGIEQSRRDDMESLGYVLMYFNRTSLPWQGLKAATKKQKYEKISEKKMSTPVEVLCKGFPAEFAMYLNYCRGLRFEEAPDYMYLRQLFRILFRTLNHQYDYTFDWTMLKQKAAQQAASSGGQGQQAQTPTGKQTDKPKSNMKG; this is translated from the exons ATGGCAAGCAGTAGCGGCTCCAAAGCCGAATTCATCGTCGGTGGGAAATACAAGCTTGTTCGAAAAATTGGATCCGGATCGTTTGGCGACATTTATCTGGCAATCAATATCACGAATGGGGAG gaGGTTGCAGTAAAATTGGAATCCCAGAAAGCCAGACACCCACAGCTATTATATGAAAGCAAGTTGTACAAAATCTTACAGGGAGGAGTGGGGATTCCACACATAAG GTGGTACGGCCAAGAAAAGGACTACAATGTCCTAGTGATGGATCTGCTGGGCCCCAGTCTGGAGGATCTCTTCAACTTCTGCTCGCGCAGGTTTACAATGAAAACCGTACTAATGCTCGCAGACCAG atgaTCAGCAGAATCGAATACGTGCACACAAAGAATTTCATCCACAGAGACATCAAGCCAGACAACTTTTTAATGGGTATTGGCCGTCACTGTAACAAG TGTTTAGAATCTCCAGTggggaagaggaaaagaagcTTGGCTGTTAGTTCTTCTCAGGACCCATCTTTCTCAGGATTAAACCAG TTGTTCCTCATTGACTTTGGCCTGGCAAAAAAATACCGGGACAACAGGACACGGCAACACATACCCTACAGAGAAGATAAAAACCTCACAGGTACAGCTCGCTATGCCAGCATCAACGCACACCTGGGCATTGAGCAGAG TCGCCGAGACGACATGGAGTCACTGGGATACGTGCTGATGTACTTCAACAGGACCAGCCTGCCCTGGCAGGGACTAAAG GCGGCCACAAAGAAACAGAAGTATGAGAAGATTAGTGAGAAAAAGATGTCAACTCCCGTTGAGGTTTTGTGTAAG GGTTTCCCCGCAGAGTTTGCCATGTACCTGAACTACTGCCGTGGGCTGCGGTTCGAGGAGGCGCCTGATTACATGTACCTGCGACAGCTGTTCCGCATTCTCTTCAG gACCCTGAACCACCAGTATGACTACACATTCGACTGGACCATGCTGAAGCAGAAAGCAGCCCAGCAGGCCGCATCCTCGGGGGGACAGGGGCAGCAGGCACAAACCCCCACAGGCAAGCAAACTGACAAACCCAAGAGTAACATGAAAGGTTAG
- the csnk1a1 gene encoding casein kinase I isoform X3 yields the protein MASSSGSKAEFIVGGKYKLVRKIGSGSFGDIYLAINITNGEEVAVKLESQKARHPQLLYESKLYKILQGGVGIPHIRWYGQEKDYNVLVMDLLGPSLEDLFNFCSRRFTMKTVLMLADQMISRIEYVHTKNFIHRDIKPDNFLMGIGRHCNKCLESPVGKRKRSLAVSSSQDPSFSGLNQLFLIDFGLAKKYRDNRTRQHIPYREDKNLTGTARYASINAHLGIEQSRRDDMESLGYVLMYFNRTSLPWQGLKAATKKQKYEKISEKKMSTPVEVLCKGFPAEFAMYLNYCRGLRFEEAPDYMYLRQLFRILFRTLNHQYDYTFDWTMLKQKAAQQAASSGGQGQQAQTPTGF from the exons ATGGCAAGCAGTAGCGGCTCCAAAGCCGAATTCATCGTCGGTGGGAAATACAAGCTTGTTCGAAAAATTGGATCCGGATCGTTTGGCGACATTTATCTGGCAATCAATATCACGAATGGGGAG gaGGTTGCAGTAAAATTGGAATCCCAGAAAGCCAGACACCCACAGCTATTATATGAAAGCAAGTTGTACAAAATCTTACAGGGAGGAGTGGGGATTCCACACATAAG GTGGTACGGCCAAGAAAAGGACTACAATGTCCTAGTGATGGATCTGCTGGGCCCCAGTCTGGAGGATCTCTTCAACTTCTGCTCGCGCAGGTTTACAATGAAAACCGTACTAATGCTCGCAGACCAG atgaTCAGCAGAATCGAATACGTGCACACAAAGAATTTCATCCACAGAGACATCAAGCCAGACAACTTTTTAATGGGTATTGGCCGTCACTGTAACAAG TGTTTAGAATCTCCAGTggggaagaggaaaagaagcTTGGCTGTTAGTTCTTCTCAGGACCCATCTTTCTCAGGATTAAACCAG TTGTTCCTCATTGACTTTGGCCTGGCAAAAAAATACCGGGACAACAGGACACGGCAACACATACCCTACAGAGAAGATAAAAACCTCACAGGTACAGCTCGCTATGCCAGCATCAACGCACACCTGGGCATTGAGCAGAG TCGCCGAGACGACATGGAGTCACTGGGATACGTGCTGATGTACTTCAACAGGACCAGCCTGCCCTGGCAGGGACTAAAG GCGGCCACAAAGAAACAGAAGTATGAGAAGATTAGTGAGAAAAAGATGTCAACTCCCGTTGAGGTTTTGTGTAAG GGTTTCCCCGCAGAGTTTGCCATGTACCTGAACTACTGCCGTGGGCTGCGGTTCGAGGAGGCGCCTGATTACATGTACCTGCGACAGCTGTTCCGCATTCTCTTCAG gACCCTGAACCACCAGTATGACTACACATTCGACTGGACCATGCTGAAGCAGAAAGCAGCCCAGCAGGCCGCATCCTCGGGGGGACAGGGGCAGCAGGCACAAACCCCCACAG GTTTCTAA
- the csnk1a1 gene encoding casein kinase I isoform X4, translating into MASSSGSKAEFIVGGKYKLVRKIGSGSFGDIYLAINITNGEEVAVKLESQKARHPQLLYESKLYKILQGGVGIPHIRWYGQEKDYNVLVMDLLGPSLEDLFNFCSRRFTMKTVLMLADQMISRIEYVHTKNFIHRDIKPDNFLMGIGRHCNKLFLIDFGLAKKYRDNRTRQHIPYREDKNLTGTARYASINAHLGIEQSRRDDMESLGYVLMYFNRTSLPWQGLKAATKKQKYEKISEKKMSTPVEVLCKGFPAEFAMYLNYCRGLRFEEAPDYMYLRQLFRILFRTLNHQYDYTFDWTMLKQKAAQQAASSGGQGQQAQTPTGKQTDKPKSNMKGF; encoded by the exons ATGGCAAGCAGTAGCGGCTCCAAAGCCGAATTCATCGTCGGTGGGAAATACAAGCTTGTTCGAAAAATTGGATCCGGATCGTTTGGCGACATTTATCTGGCAATCAATATCACGAATGGGGAG gaGGTTGCAGTAAAATTGGAATCCCAGAAAGCCAGACACCCACAGCTATTATATGAAAGCAAGTTGTACAAAATCTTACAGGGAGGAGTGGGGATTCCACACATAAG GTGGTACGGCCAAGAAAAGGACTACAATGTCCTAGTGATGGATCTGCTGGGCCCCAGTCTGGAGGATCTCTTCAACTTCTGCTCGCGCAGGTTTACAATGAAAACCGTACTAATGCTCGCAGACCAG atgaTCAGCAGAATCGAATACGTGCACACAAAGAATTTCATCCACAGAGACATCAAGCCAGACAACTTTTTAATGGGTATTGGCCGTCACTGTAACAAG TTGTTCCTCATTGACTTTGGCCTGGCAAAAAAATACCGGGACAACAGGACACGGCAACACATACCCTACAGAGAAGATAAAAACCTCACAGGTACAGCTCGCTATGCCAGCATCAACGCACACCTGGGCATTGAGCAGAG TCGCCGAGACGACATGGAGTCACTGGGATACGTGCTGATGTACTTCAACAGGACCAGCCTGCCCTGGCAGGGACTAAAG GCGGCCACAAAGAAACAGAAGTATGAGAAGATTAGTGAGAAAAAGATGTCAACTCCCGTTGAGGTTTTGTGTAAG GGTTTCCCCGCAGAGTTTGCCATGTACCTGAACTACTGCCGTGGGCTGCGGTTCGAGGAGGCGCCTGATTACATGTACCTGCGACAGCTGTTCCGCATTCTCTTCAG gACCCTGAACCACCAGTATGACTACACATTCGACTGGACCATGCTGAAGCAGAAAGCAGCCCAGCAGGCCGCATCCTCGGGGGGACAGGGGCAGCAGGCACAAACCCCCACAGGCAAGCAAACTGACAAACCCAAGAGTAACATGAAAG GTTTCTAA